A genomic region of Streptomyces rimosus contains the following coding sequences:
- a CDS encoding M4 family metallopeptidase: protein MSPHISRRARITGVSLAAAGALIAAAVTAGTAGASPTAPSGTTTGAAAASPVKMTASHRAELLRDASATKAQTAQQLGLGAQEKLVVKDVIKDADGTTHTRYDRTFAGLPVLGGDLIVHRAKGGAVKSTTKANSAKIAVTSTTPKVAPKAAAQAAQGTAKSFGAKQAAAVTPKKVVWAASGTPVLAYDTVVGGFQKDGTPNQLHVITDANTGKKLFQYQGIENGAGTSAYSGSVEIGTKKGGDGYELTDDSRGGHSTFNLNGSESGEGKLFTNKDDKWGNGKADDPETAAVDAAYGAQVTWDYYKNVHGRAGIKGDGKGATSRVHYGQNYSNAFWDDSCFCMTYGDGAGNKKPLTSIDVAAHEMSHGVTSATANLTYSGESGGLNEATSDIFGTSVEFFAKNKEDAGDYLIGEKIDIAGDGKPLRYMDKPSKDGQSLDSWTPEAGNVDVHYSSGIANHFFYLLSEGSGAKEIGGVKYDSPTADGKKVEGIGRDKAEKIWFKALTTYMTSNTDYKGAREATVKAATDLFGKDSAEVKGVEAAWTGVAVK from the coding sequence GTGTCCCCCCACATTTCCCGTAGAGCACGTATCACCGGCGTTTCCCTGGCCGCGGCCGGCGCCCTGATAGCCGCGGCCGTCACGGCCGGTACCGCGGGCGCCTCCCCCACGGCGCCCTCCGGAACCACCACCGGCGCCGCGGCGGCCTCGCCCGTCAAGATGACCGCCTCGCACCGCGCCGAGCTGCTGCGCGACGCGAGCGCCACCAAGGCGCAGACCGCGCAGCAACTGGGCCTGGGTGCCCAGGAGAAGCTGGTCGTCAAGGACGTCATCAAGGACGCCGACGGCACCACCCACACCCGTTACGACCGCACCTTCGCCGGACTTCCGGTCCTCGGCGGCGACCTGATCGTGCACCGCGCCAAGGGCGGTGCGGTCAAGAGCACCACCAAGGCCAACAGTGCGAAGATCGCCGTCACCTCCACCACCCCGAAGGTCGCACCGAAGGCCGCGGCGCAGGCCGCGCAGGGCACCGCCAAGTCCTTCGGCGCCAAGCAGGCCGCCGCCGTGACGCCGAAGAAGGTCGTCTGGGCCGCCTCCGGCACGCCGGTCCTCGCGTACGACACCGTGGTCGGCGGCTTCCAGAAGGACGGCACGCCCAACCAGCTGCACGTCATCACCGACGCCAACACCGGCAAGAAGCTCTTCCAGTACCAGGGCATCGAGAACGGCGCGGGCACCAGCGCCTACAGCGGCTCGGTCGAGATCGGTACCAAGAAGGGCGGCGACGGCTACGAGCTGACCGACGACTCGCGCGGCGGCCACTCGACGTTCAACCTGAACGGCAGCGAGAGCGGCGAGGGCAAGCTCTTCACCAACAAGGACGACAAGTGGGGCAACGGCAAGGCCGACGACCCCGAGACCGCCGCCGTCGACGCCGCCTACGGCGCCCAGGTGACCTGGGACTACTACAAGAACGTGCACGGCCGCGCGGGCATCAAGGGCGACGGCAAGGGCGCCACCTCCCGCGTCCACTACGGCCAGAACTACTCCAACGCGTTCTGGGACGACAGCTGCTTCTGCATGACGTACGGCGACGGCGCGGGCAACAAGAAGCCGCTGACGTCGATCGACGTGGCGGCGCACGAGATGAGCCACGGCGTCACCTCGGCCACCGCCAACCTCACCTACAGCGGTGAGTCCGGCGGCCTGAACGAGGCCACCTCCGACATCTTCGGCACCTCCGTGGAGTTCTTCGCCAAGAACAAGGAGGACGCCGGCGACTACCTGATCGGCGAGAAGATCGACATCGCCGGTGACGGCAAGCCGCTGCGCTACATGGACAAGCCCTCCAAGGACGGCCAGTCCCTGGACAGCTGGACCCCGGAAGCCGGCAACGTCGACGTGCACTACTCCTCCGGCATCGCCAACCACTTCTTCTACCTCCTGTCCGAGGGCAGCGGCGCCAAGGAGATCGGCGGCGTCAAGTACGACAGCCCGACCGCGGACGGCAAGAAGGTCGAGGGCATCGGCCGGGACAAGGCCGAGAAGATCTGGTTCAAGGCCCTCACCACGTACATGACCTCGAACACCGACTACAAGGGCGCCCGTGAGGCGACCGTGAAGGCGGCCACCGACCTGTTCGGCAAGGACAGCGCCGAGGTCAAGGGCGTCGAGGCGGCCTGGACGGGCGTCGCGGTGAAGTAA
- a CDS encoding DinB family protein — protein MTTERPRPPMRADERETLRAYLDFHRATLAMKCDGLSDEELRSRSMPPSTLSLLGLVRHLAEVERTWFRRVVNQEDIPLVWSPEGDYQAAYDPGRSTRADAFDAWRTEVEHARRIERAVPSLDVTAHQPRWDADVSLRVIMLHVTLEYARHNGHADLLREGIDGVVGA, from the coding sequence ATGACCACCGAACGACCCCGCCCGCCGATGCGCGCGGACGAACGCGAAACCCTGCGTGCCTACCTCGACTTCCACCGCGCCACGCTGGCCATGAAGTGCGACGGCCTCTCTGACGAGGAACTGCGCAGCCGGTCCATGCCGCCGTCCACGCTGTCCCTGCTCGGCCTCGTCCGGCACCTGGCGGAGGTGGAGCGCACCTGGTTCCGGCGGGTGGTCAACCAGGAGGACATCCCGCTCGTCTGGTCCCCGGAGGGCGACTACCAGGCGGCGTACGACCCCGGCCGGTCCACCCGCGCCGACGCGTTCGACGCCTGGCGCACCGAGGTCGAGCACGCCCGCCGCATCGAGCGCGCGGTCCCCTCCCTGGACGTGACCGCCCACCAGCCCCGCTGGGACGCCGACGTGTCCCTGCGCGTCATCATGCTCCACGTCACCCTCGAATACGCCCGCCACAACGGCCACGCCGACCTCCTGCGCGAGGGGATCGACGGGGTGGTGGGGGCCTGA
- a CDS encoding RNA polymerase sigma-70 factor, whose protein sequence is MTTEATAEFEAHRPRLFALAYRMLGSASEAEDAVQDAYLRWSAADASAVRTPAAWLTKVVTNLCINRLTSARARRERYVGPWLPEPVLTHTADRRLGPLETAEQRESVSFALLTLMERLTPAERAVFVLREAFGHSHRDIAEVIGVEEAHSRQLHRRARERLGGAPRRHFAVDAAQRAKLVERFFAATLDGDVAGLERLLADDVVAWADGGGRATAARRPVTGRAKVLRYLLGLGTRPEAASVRAEFVEVNGEPAALFLVGEDLLAVVVPEIREGRVGAVRTVINPDKLAFAAGQLV, encoded by the coding sequence GTGACCACCGAAGCCACCGCGGAGTTCGAGGCGCACCGGCCCCGGCTGTTCGCGCTCGCGTACCGGATGCTCGGTTCGGCGAGCGAGGCCGAGGACGCCGTGCAGGACGCCTACCTGCGCTGGAGCGCGGCCGACGCCTCCGCCGTCCGCACCCCGGCCGCCTGGCTCACCAAGGTCGTCACGAATCTGTGCATCAACCGGCTCACCTCCGCCCGCGCACGGCGGGAGCGGTACGTCGGCCCCTGGCTCCCCGAGCCGGTGCTCACGCACACCGCCGACCGGCGGCTCGGCCCGCTGGAGACCGCCGAGCAGCGCGAATCGGTGTCGTTCGCGCTGCTCACCCTGATGGAGCGGCTCACCCCGGCCGAACGCGCGGTCTTCGTCCTGCGCGAGGCGTTCGGCCACAGTCACCGGGACATCGCCGAGGTCATCGGCGTCGAAGAGGCGCACTCGCGGCAGTTGCACCGTCGCGCCCGGGAACGGCTCGGCGGCGCCCCGCGCCGGCACTTCGCCGTGGACGCCGCCCAGCGCGCGAAGCTCGTCGAGCGGTTCTTCGCCGCCACGCTGGACGGCGATGTGGCCGGCCTCGAACGGCTGCTCGCCGACGACGTGGTGGCCTGGGCCGACGGCGGCGGCCGGGCGACCGCGGCACGCCGGCCGGTCACCGGGCGCGCCAAGGTGCTCCGCTACCTGCTGGGCCTGGGCACCCGGCCCGAAGCGGCGTCCGTCAGGGCCGAGTTCGTCGAGGTGAACGGCGAACCGGCGGCGCTCTTCCTCGTAGGGGAGGACCTGCTCGCCGTCGTCGTACCGGAGATCCGTGAAGGGCGGGTCGGCGCGGTCCGTACCGTCATCAACCCCGACAAGCTCGCCTTCGCCGCGGGCCAGCTCGTGTGA
- a CDS encoding M4 family metallopeptidase: protein MRRTPHRRAVATGAVVAMAAMLTVSVQAGAGTAATPRPGQVHAQPDPGALPAKLTPAQRAELLRAARAGAAETARQLKLGPKEKLVVRDVVKDVSGSLHTRYERTYAGLPVLGGGLVVHKADGKVRGVTKAVRSQLDVPTTTAKVKPATAEQKALKASQAQGAKKSDAQEPRKVVWVADGKPLLAYETVVGGVQEDGTTPNELHVVTDATTGEKLAEWQGVHEGTGNSMYSGQVTLGTAPSYTLTDTTRGNHKTYNLNRGTSGTGTLFTDPDDVWGDGTPQNAQTAGVDAHYGAALTWDYYKNVHGRSGIRGDGVGAYSRVHYGNNYVNAFWQDSCFCMTYGDGSGNVKPLTSIDVAAHEMTHGVTSATANLTYSGEPGGLNEGTSDIFATAVEFNANNPKDVGDYLIGEAIDINGNGTPLRYMDKPSKDGRSKDYWYSGIGGVDVHYSSGVANHFFYLLAEGSGPKDINGVHYDSPTYDNLPVPGIGRSNAEKIWFSALTKYMNANTNYAAARTATLSAAAELFGQGSATYNTVANTWAAVNVGQRVPDSGVSVTNPGNQTSTVGQPASLQIKATSSNAGALKYAATGLPAGLSINQDSGLISGTPTTAGTGNVTVTVTDSANKTGTTSFTWTVNPAGGGDVFENTDDVPIPDAGAAVNSPIKVTRAGNAPSALKVDVDIVHTYRGDLVIDLVAPDGTAYRLKNSNAADSAENVKATYTVNASAQKAEGTWNLRVRDVYQQDSGYINSWKLTF from the coding sequence GTGAGACGCACCCCCCATCGGCGCGCCGTCGCGACCGGCGCCGTGGTCGCCATGGCCGCGATGCTGACCGTCAGCGTGCAAGCAGGCGCCGGCACGGCCGCCACACCCCGGCCCGGCCAGGTACACGCGCAGCCCGACCCGGGCGCGCTGCCCGCGAAACTGACCCCGGCGCAGCGTGCGGAACTGCTGCGGGCGGCCCGGGCCGGCGCCGCGGAGACGGCCCGGCAGCTCAAGCTCGGCCCGAAGGAGAAGCTGGTCGTCAGGGACGTCGTCAAGGACGTCAGCGGCAGTCTGCACACCCGTTACGAGCGCACGTACGCGGGCCTGCCGGTGCTCGGCGGCGGCCTGGTCGTCCACAAGGCGGACGGGAAGGTGCGCGGCGTCACCAAGGCGGTGCGCTCGCAGCTCGACGTGCCGACCACCACCGCGAAGGTCAAGCCCGCCACGGCGGAGCAGAAGGCCCTCAAGGCGTCGCAGGCGCAGGGCGCCAAGAAGTCCGACGCACAGGAGCCGCGCAAGGTCGTCTGGGTCGCCGACGGCAAGCCGCTCCTCGCGTACGAGACGGTCGTCGGCGGCGTCCAGGAGGACGGCACCACGCCCAACGAGCTGCACGTCGTCACCGACGCCACCACCGGCGAGAAGCTCGCCGAGTGGCAGGGTGTCCACGAGGGCACCGGCAACAGCATGTACAGCGGCCAGGTCACCCTGGGCACCGCGCCCTCGTACACGCTGACCGACACCACCCGCGGCAACCACAAGACCTACAACCTCAACCGCGGCACCTCCGGCACCGGCACGCTGTTCACCGACCCGGACGACGTATGGGGCGACGGCACCCCGCAGAACGCCCAGACCGCCGGTGTGGACGCCCACTACGGCGCGGCGCTGACCTGGGACTACTACAAGAACGTGCACGGCCGCAGCGGCATCAGGGGCGACGGCGTCGGCGCGTACAGCCGGGTGCACTACGGCAACAACTACGTCAACGCGTTCTGGCAGGACAGCTGCTTCTGCATGACGTACGGCGACGGCAGCGGCAACGTCAAGCCGCTGACCTCCATCGACGTCGCGGCCCACGAGATGACCCACGGCGTCACCTCGGCCACCGCCAACCTCACCTACAGCGGTGAGCCGGGCGGCCTGAACGAGGGCACCTCGGACATCTTCGCCACCGCCGTGGAGTTCAACGCCAACAACCCCAAGGACGTCGGTGACTACCTCATCGGCGAGGCGATCGACATCAACGGCAACGGCACGCCGCTGCGCTACATGGACAAGCCCAGCAAGGACGGCCGGTCCAAGGACTACTGGTACTCCGGTATCGGCGGCGTCGACGTCCACTACTCCTCCGGCGTGGCCAACCACTTCTTCTACCTGCTGGCCGAGGGCAGCGGGCCCAAGGACATCAACGGCGTCCACTACGACAGCCCGACCTACGACAACCTGCCGGTGCCGGGCATCGGCCGGTCCAACGCCGAGAAGATCTGGTTCTCGGCGCTGACCAAGTACATGAACGCGAACACCAACTACGCCGCGGCCCGCACCGCGACCCTGTCCGCCGCGGCCGAGCTGTTCGGCCAGGGCAGCGCCACGTACAACACGGTCGCCAACACCTGGGCGGCGGTCAACGTCGGCCAGCGCGTCCCGGACTCCGGTGTCAGCGTCACCAACCCGGGCAACCAGACCAGCACCGTCGGCCAGCCCGCCAGCCTGCAGATCAAGGCCACCAGCAGCAACGCGGGCGCGCTGAAGTACGCGGCCACCGGGCTGCCGGCCGGGCTGAGCATCAACCAGGACTCCGGGCTGATCTCGGGCACCCCGACCACCGCGGGCACCGGCAATGTGACGGTCACCGTCACCGACTCCGCCAACAAGACCGGCACCACCAGCTTCACCTGGACCGTGAACCCGGCCGGCGGCGGTGACGTCTTCGAGAACACCGACGACGTGCCGATCCCCGACGCGGGCGCCGCGGTCAACTCGCCGATCAAGGTGACCCGGGCCGGCAACGCGCCGAGCGCCCTGAAGGTGGACGTGGACATCGTCCACACCTACCGCGGCGACCTGGTGATCGACCTGGTGGCCCCGGACGGCACCGCCTACCGGCTGAAGAACTCCAACGCGGCCGACTCGGCGGAGAACGTGAAGGCCACGTACACCGTCAACGCCTCCGCCCAGAAGGCGGAGGGCACCTGGAACCTGCGGGTGCGGGACGTGTACCAGCAGGACAGCGGCTACATCAACAGCTGGAAGCTGACGTTCTGA
- the rox gene encoding rifampin monooxygenase produces the protein MRDVIVAGAGPTGLMLAAELRLHGVDVLVLDKEPAPTKVVRALGLHVRSIEVMEQRGLLERFLALGKRYEVGGFFAGISKSWPERMDTAHGYVLGIVQTATERLLTEHAIELGAEIRRGCEVTGLRQDADGVTVELADGGELRSRYVVGCDGGRSKVRKLLGIGFPGEPSRRDTLLGEMALTASQDELTAVMTEVRKTQLWFGAMPLEEGLYRVIVPAAGVAEDRTVPPTFEEFKQQLWATAGTDFGVHSPRWLSRFGDATRQAERYRDGRVLLAGDAAHIHPPTGGQGLNLGIQDAFNLGWKLAAEVAGWAPEGLLDSYETERHPVAAAVLDNTRAQVLLMSTEPGPQSMRRLLAELMEFEEVNRYLIEKITAVSVHYDFGEGHELLGRRLRDVALKRGRLYELMHRGRGLLLDQTGRLSVAGWADRVDHVVDVSEELDVPAVLLRPDGHVAWAGEDQRELDAALPRWFGAAGS, from the coding sequence GTGAGGGACGTAATCGTGGCCGGTGCCGGGCCGACCGGTCTGATGCTGGCCGCCGAGCTGCGGCTGCACGGCGTGGACGTGCTCGTACTGGACAAGGAGCCGGCGCCGACCAAGGTGGTCCGCGCGCTCGGCCTGCACGTGCGCAGTATCGAGGTGATGGAGCAGCGCGGGCTGCTGGAGCGTTTCCTCGCGCTCGGCAAGCGGTACGAGGTCGGCGGTTTCTTCGCCGGTATCAGCAAGTCGTGGCCCGAGCGGATGGACACCGCGCACGGGTACGTCCTCGGCATCGTGCAGACCGCCACCGAGCGCCTGCTGACCGAGCACGCCATCGAGCTGGGCGCCGAGATCCGGCGCGGCTGCGAGGTGACCGGGCTGCGCCAGGACGCGGACGGGGTGACCGTGGAGCTGGCCGATGGCGGCGAGTTGCGCTCGCGCTACGTCGTGGGCTGTGACGGCGGGCGCAGCAAGGTGCGCAAGCTGCTCGGCATCGGCTTCCCCGGCGAACCGAGCCGGCGTGACACGCTGCTGGGCGAGATGGCGCTGACCGCGTCGCAGGACGAGCTGACGGCCGTGATGACCGAGGTGCGCAAGACGCAGCTGTGGTTCGGCGCCATGCCCCTCGAAGAGGGGCTGTACCGCGTGATCGTGCCCGCCGCGGGGGTGGCGGAGGACCGCACGGTCCCGCCGACGTTCGAGGAGTTCAAGCAACAGCTGTGGGCGACCGCGGGCACCGACTTCGGTGTGCACTCGCCGCGCTGGCTCTCCCGTTTCGGCGACGCCACCCGGCAGGCCGAGCGCTACCGGGACGGCCGGGTGCTGCTGGCCGGGGACGCGGCGCACATCCACCCGCCGACCGGCGGGCAGGGCCTGAACCTGGGCATCCAGGACGCGTTCAACCTCGGCTGGAAGCTGGCCGCCGAGGTCGCCGGCTGGGCGCCGGAAGGGCTGCTGGACAGCTACGAGACCGAGCGGCACCCGGTGGCCGCCGCCGTCCTGGACAACACCCGCGCGCAGGTGCTGCTGATGTCCACCGAGCCCGGCCCTCAGTCGATGCGCCGGCTGCTGGCGGAGCTGATGGAGTTCGAGGAGGTGAACCGGTATCTGATCGAGAAGATCACCGCGGTGTCGGTCCACTACGACTTCGGCGAGGGCCATGAACTGCTCGGCCGGCGGCTGCGGGACGTGGCGCTGAAGCGGGGCCGGCTCTACGAGCTGATGCACCGCGGCCGCGGCCTGCTGCTCGACCAGACCGGCCGCCTGTCGGTGGCGGGCTGGGCGGACCGGGTCGACCACGTCGTGGACGTCAGCGAGGAACTGGACGTACCCGCGGTGCTGCTGCGGCCGGACGGGCACGTGGCGTGGGCCGGTGAGGATCAGCGGGAGCTGGACGCCGCGCTGCCGAGGTGGTTCGGCGCGGCCGGCAGCTGA
- a CDS encoding NAD(P)/FAD-dependent oxidoreductase produces MTHHIVVLGAGYAGLSAAKGMARRLRRHGVRITLVNAVGHFVERVRLHQLAAGQRLADRPLGTLLAGTGIDLVVARVTAVDAAARTVRIDSAPYTVAYDTLVYALGSGADTAAVPGAATHAYAVATYQDAVRLRARLADGREPVAVAGAGLTGIEAATELAEAHPGRAVHLVTDGELGAGFSERGRRHLRGALHRRGITLREHTRVREVAAHGLVLADGGEVPAGTVVWAAGFRVPDLAREAGLAVDARGLITVDPTLRSLSHPEVFAAGDAVAAYGPDGTASRMSCQTGLPMGGYVAKSVAAALTGTTVKPLRLRYVWQNISLGRHDGLTQFTRADDSPVAAVLTGRASARFKEAVTRGTVLALRR; encoded by the coding sequence ATGACACATCACATCGTGGTCCTGGGAGCCGGGTACGCCGGACTGTCCGCCGCCAAGGGCATGGCCCGCAGGCTGCGCCGCCACGGCGTACGCATCACCCTGGTCAACGCCGTCGGCCACTTCGTCGAGCGGGTCAGGCTGCACCAGCTCGCCGCGGGGCAGCGGCTGGCCGACCGGCCGCTCGGCACCCTTCTCGCCGGTACGGGCATCGACCTGGTCGTCGCCCGGGTGACCGCCGTCGACGCCGCCGCCCGTACGGTGCGGATCGACTCCGCCCCGTACACCGTCGCCTACGACACCCTGGTCTACGCGCTGGGCAGCGGAGCCGACACCGCCGCCGTCCCCGGAGCCGCCACGCACGCCTATGCGGTGGCCACCTACCAGGACGCGGTACGGCTGCGTGCACGCCTGGCGGACGGGCGGGAGCCGGTGGCCGTGGCCGGGGCCGGGCTGACCGGCATCGAGGCGGCCACCGAACTCGCCGAGGCGCACCCGGGACGCGCGGTCCACCTGGTCACGGACGGCGAGCTGGGGGCCGGTTTCTCGGAGCGCGGCAGGCGCCACCTGCGCGGAGCCCTGCACCGGCGCGGCATCACCCTCCGCGAACACACCCGCGTCCGCGAGGTCGCCGCACACGGGCTGGTGCTCGCCGACGGCGGCGAGGTCCCGGCCGGGACGGTCGTCTGGGCAGCCGGGTTCCGCGTCCCGGACCTGGCGCGCGAGGCGGGGCTCGCCGTCGACGCGCGGGGCCTGATCACGGTGGACCCGACGCTGCGCTCGCTCTCCCACCCGGAGGTCTTCGCGGCGGGGGACGCGGTGGCGGCGTACGGACCGGACGGCACCGCCTCCCGTATGTCGTGCCAGACGGGACTGCCGATGGGCGGCTACGTAGCGAAGAGCGTCGCCGCCGCGCTCACCGGCACCACCGTCAAGCCGCTTCGACTGCGGTACGTCTGGCAGAACATCAGCCTCGGCCGTCACGACGGCCTCACCCAGTTCACCCGGGCCGACGACAGTCCGGTCGCCGCGGTGCTCACCGGCCGCGCCTCGGCCCGCTTCAAGGAGGCCGTCACCAGGGGCACGGTGCTGGCCCTGCGCCGCTGA
- a CDS encoding response regulator: protein MTELGGERPGGPVRVLLADDEPMIRTGVRAILGAAPGIEVVAEAADGRAAVELALRHRPDVCLLDIRMPRLDGLGAAAELRQALPETAVVMLTTFSEDEYVAGALGTGASGFLLKTGDPRELITGVQAAAEGGAYLSPSVARRVISQFGGGAALGKAAAARSRTEELTAREREVLALVGAGLSNAEIAARLYLVEGTVKAYVSAVLARLGLKNRVQAAILAYEAGLVQDA, encoded by the coding sequence ATGACTGAACTCGGGGGTGAGCGGCCCGGCGGGCCCGTTCGGGTGCTGCTGGCGGACGACGAGCCGATGATCCGGACCGGAGTACGCGCCATCCTCGGTGCCGCGCCCGGCATCGAGGTGGTCGCGGAGGCGGCCGACGGGCGGGCGGCGGTGGAGCTGGCGCTGCGGCACCGGCCCGATGTCTGCCTGCTGGACATCCGGATGCCGCGGCTGGACGGCCTGGGTGCCGCGGCCGAACTGCGCCAGGCGCTGCCGGAGACCGCCGTGGTGATGCTGACGACCTTCTCCGAGGACGAGTACGTGGCCGGGGCCCTCGGCACCGGCGCCAGCGGCTTCCTGCTCAAGACCGGCGACCCGCGCGAGCTGATCACCGGGGTGCAGGCCGCCGCCGAGGGCGGCGCGTACCTCTCGCCGTCCGTGGCCCGGCGCGTCATCAGCCAGTTCGGCGGCGGTGCGGCGCTGGGGAAGGCGGCCGCGGCGCGGTCCCGTACCGAGGAGCTGACCGCGCGCGAACGCGAGGTGCTCGCGCTGGTCGGCGCCGGGCTGTCGAACGCGGAGATCGCCGCGCGCCTGTACCTCGTCGAGGGCACGGTCAAGGCGTACGTCAGCGCCGTCCTGGCCCGGCTGGGCCTGAAGAACCGGGTGCAGGCGGCGATCCTCGCGTACGAGGCAGGGCTGGTCCAGGACGCCTGA
- a CDS encoding carboxylesterase/lipase family protein gives MTGAVSEPSGPEVRTQAGTVRGSREADVAVFRGIPFAEPPVGELRFAAPRAARGWDGVRPALSYGPPPPQGGHFGMEALSQDAADDWLTLNVWTPESGPGAGLPVMVWIQGGAYTIGTSALPEYDGGRLARAGAVVVTFNYRVGPEGFGQFAGAPANRGLLDQIAALEWVRDNIRAFGGAPDRVTVFGQSAGAGSIAALLAMPRAAGLFGRAVAQSVQGTFFAPELAADIAAACAAELGRKPTVGDLRTVAPARLSAACDAVGATMDRHASRWGAVAHRTIPVAPVVEGDTLPVTPWQAVAGGAARGIPLLVGHTRDEQRLFTVIDGLLGQVSPEQAGTALRRFAPGPDGARRYRDGFPSASPDELYERVQSDWLFRMPSLHLAEAQAAAGGRAHVYELTWPAPGMDGVFGACHGLDVPLVFGNLDRGQPAVLIGDAPSPGAEILSARMRAAWTAFAADGDPGWPAYDGDRRLVQLFDTRPAVTADPERTSRLIWQDHTFSPLALRP, from the coding sequence ATGACCGGTGCAGTGTCGGAGCCGTCCGGGCCCGAAGTCCGTACGCAGGCCGGAACCGTGCGCGGCAGCCGGGAAGCAGACGTGGCCGTCTTCCGCGGCATTCCCTTCGCCGAACCGCCGGTCGGGGAGCTGCGGTTCGCCGCGCCGCGGGCGGCTCGCGGGTGGGACGGCGTACGACCGGCCCTCTCCTACGGACCACCACCCCCGCAGGGCGGCCACTTCGGCATGGAGGCACTGTCGCAGGACGCTGCCGACGACTGGCTGACGCTCAACGTCTGGACGCCCGAGTCGGGGCCGGGCGCGGGGCTGCCGGTGATGGTGTGGATCCAGGGCGGCGCCTACACGATCGGCACGTCGGCCCTGCCCGAGTACGACGGAGGGCGCCTGGCCCGGGCCGGTGCCGTCGTGGTGACGTTCAACTACCGCGTCGGCCCGGAGGGCTTCGGACAGTTCGCCGGGGCGCCCGCCAACCGGGGCCTGCTCGACCAGATCGCCGCCCTGGAGTGGGTGCGGGACAACATCCGGGCCTTCGGAGGCGCCCCGGACCGCGTCACGGTCTTCGGCCAGTCCGCGGGCGCCGGGTCGATCGCCGCGCTGCTGGCCATGCCGCGTGCGGCCGGACTCTTCGGCCGGGCCGTCGCGCAGAGCGTGCAGGGCACGTTCTTCGCACCGGAGCTGGCCGCCGACATCGCCGCCGCCTGCGCCGCCGAGCTGGGGCGGAAGCCCACGGTGGGCGACCTGCGCACGGTGGCACCGGCCCGGCTGTCCGCCGCGTGTGACGCGGTCGGCGCGACGATGGACCGGCACGCGTCGCGCTGGGGCGCCGTCGCCCACCGGACCATCCCGGTCGCACCGGTCGTCGAGGGCGACACACTGCCGGTCACACCGTGGCAGGCCGTGGCCGGCGGCGCCGCCCGCGGCATCCCGCTCCTCGTCGGCCACACCCGCGACGAGCAGCGGCTGTTCACCGTGATCGACGGCCTGCTCGGCCAGGTGTCGCCCGAACAGGCCGGGACCGCGCTGCGCCGGTTCGCCCCCGGCCCGGACGGCGCACGCCGGTACCGCGACGGCTTCCCGTCCGCGAGCCCGGACGAGCTGTACGAACGCGTCCAGTCCGACTGGCTGTTCCGCATGCCGAGCCTCCACCTCGCCGAGGCCCAGGCCGCCGCCGGGGGCCGTGCCCATGTCTACGAGCTGACCTGGCCGGCGCCCGGCATGGACGGCGTCTTCGGCGCCTGCCACGGTCTGGACGTCCCACTGGTCTTCGGCAACCTGGACCGCGGCCAGCCTGCCGTACTGATCGGCGACGCGCCCTCCCCGGGGGCGGAAATACTGTCGGCCCGGATGCGCGCCGCGTGGACGGCGTTCGCCGCCGACGGCGACCCGGGCTGGCCCGCGTACGACGGCGACCGGCGTCTCGTCCAGCTCTTCGACACCCGCCCGGCCGTCACCGCCGACCCGGAGCGGACCTCCCGCCTCATCTGGCAGGACCACACCTTTTCCCCGCTCGCGCTGCGGCCCTGA